AAACCGGGGCTAAATACTTGTTAAAGTACCAAAGAATATAATACTATATCTAAAATTCAGAGTCAAACACTTTTTATACGCAAGGTCCTGTTGTTTAGTAAATCACATCCCAAAGGACTAAGCCTTGTGGTGGTGCAGTTAATCCAGATAATGTCCGGTCTTTTTCTTCAAACAAACGAAGAATCTGTTCTTTTTCCATTCTACCTCTACCAATTTCTACAATCGTACCAACAATGATTCGAACCATATTGTAGAGAAAACCATTTCCAGTAATCTGAAAATAAATCTCTTTGCCTTCTTTCCAAATATCAAACTGGTAGATTGTCCGTACTTTGTTCTTAACCTCTGTTCTAGCAGAAGAAAAAGAAGTAAAATCATGCTCTCCTAAGAAATAGTGGCTTGCTTCGACCATTTCGCTGATATTAAGAGAATATGGCAGATGCCAACTATAATGACGTTTAAAAACATCGATAAAACGGTCATTGTAAATCGTGTAACGATAAGTCTTTCTCTTTACATCGTAACGCGAGTGAAATTGTAATGGTTTTTCCTCAGCTGAAAATACGATAATATCATCAGGTAAGATCGAGTTCAGTGCATTCGGCCATTTCGCTATTGGAATGGAAGAATGGGTAATAAAATTACAAACCTGTTTTCGTGCATGGACTCCTGCATCTGTTCTCCCAGAAGCAATTAAATTCACGGAAAAGCCAGTAAGCTCTTTAATCGCCTTTTCGATTTCAGATTGTACCGTTCTTTGGTTGGGTTGTACTTGAAATCCATGAAACTTCGTACCATCATAGCTCAATTCTAATTTAATATTTCTTTCCATCTTTCATTCTCAATTCCTTAGAAACCATAGTAAAATTAAAACAAAACCAAAAACCAAAAAAAAGAGCAAATCTCTCCAAGAGAACGTAATAGTCCTTAACCTCGTTCTACCTTTTTCTCCTCGGTATCCCCTTGCTTCCATTGCTGTCGCTAGTTCATCAGCCCGTTTAAAAGCGCTAATTAGTAATGGAATCACGATTGATACCATCGTAAGAAGTCTTCGATGAATCGGCCCTGTTTCAAAATTCGCTCCTCTTGCCTTTTGTGCTTTTATAATCTTTTCGGTCTCATCCAATAAGGTGGGGATAAATCGTAGGGAAATGGACATCATTAATGCTAACTCATGAACAGGTACTCTGAATTTTTTTAGGGGAAGCATTAATTTTTCTAACCCCATCGTTAAATCAATGGGTGAAGTGGTGTGTGTTAGCATCGTTGCAACAAACACAAGTAGGAGTAGACGTATAGAAACAAAACCTGCCTGATATACACCATTCTCATAGATTGTAAACCATTTCCATTGAAAATAGATCGCCCCGCCTTTTGTCATCGTTAGATGAAGAATGATCGTAAATAAAATCAATCCTAAAATTGGAATAAGTCCTTTCCAATAGTAAGAGAACGGAATCTTTGAGATGATCATACCCACCAATATAAATAAAAAAAGAAGCAAATATCCCCAATAATCGCGAATGAAAAAAACAACAATTATATAAATAAATACAAAAAGTAATTTACTTCGAGGATCTAATCGATGTAAAAACGAGTGAGTTGGAATATACTGCCCAATTGTTAAATATTCAGAGAAACTCATGTTTCTTTCCCCTTTTTTAACCTCATTACAATCTGTTCTTCTAATTCATCCAACGAATAACAATCCAATGGTATCGGATGCTCCAATCTTTGATTCAATTTTTGAATGAATTTCGTTATCTCTGGAACATCAAGACCAATTTGTCGAAGTAAATCAACCTGCTGAAAAACTTCTTTTGGACTTCCATAATAAACGACTCTTCCATCACTCAAGACGATTAACTGGTCAGCTAGATTGGCGACTTCATCCATACTATGGGTAACAAAAATCGTTGTCATTTTTCTCTCTAGGTGTAATC
This Tepidibacillus fermentans DNA region includes the following protein-coding sequences:
- the truA gene encoding tRNA pseudouridine(38-40) synthase TruA, producing MERNIKLELSYDGTKFHGFQVQPNQRTVQSEIEKAIKELTGFSVNLIASGRTDAGVHARKQVCNFITHSSIPIAKWPNALNSILPDDIIVFSAEEKPLQFHSRYDVKRKTYRYTIYNDRFIDVFKRHYSWHLPYSLNISEMVEASHYFLGEHDFTSFSSARTEVKNKVRTIYQFDIWKEGKEIYFQITGNGFLYNMVRIIVGTIVEIGRGRMEKEQILRLFEEKDRTLSGLTAPPQGLVLWDVIY
- a CDS encoding energy-coupling factor transporter transmembrane component T family protein, with amino-acid sequence MSFSEYLTIGQYIPTHSFLHRLDPRSKLLFVFIYIIVVFFIRDYWGYLLLFLFILVGMIISKIPFSYYWKGLIPILGLILFTIILHLTMTKGGAIYFQWKWFTIYENGVYQAGFVSIRLLLLVFVATMLTHTTSPIDLTMGLEKLMLPLKKFRVPVHELALMMSISLRFIPTLLDETEKIIKAQKARGANFETGPIHRRLLTMVSIVIPLLISAFKRADELATAMEARGYRGEKGRTRLRTITFSWRDLLFFLVFGFVLILLWFLRN